DNA sequence from the Prochlorothrix hollandica PCC 9006 = CALU 1027 genome:
GGTGACCAGGGATCCTGTGGTCAGGATCTGGGCACGGTTCGCTGTCTGGGTGAGGTGGGCGATGTAGTCACTGCTGGGGTGGGTCACCAGCTCGGCGGGGGTGCCCACCTGTTCCAGTCTGCCCCCCTGGAGAACAGCGACCCGATTCCCCAGGCGCAGGGCTTCATCGGGATCCTGGCTGGTTAAAATAATGGTTTTGCCTAAACTGGCCTGGAGGTGCAGCAGTTCCCCCTGCATGTCCCGCTTCAGGCTGGGATCGAGGTGGCTAAAGGCTTCATCCAGCAGCAGAATTTCCGGGTCTGTGGCCAGGGCACGGGCTAGGGCGACCCGCTGTTGCAGTCCCTGACTCAAGGCTGAGGGGTAATGGTTGGCCCACTGGCCTAAGCCCGCCTGCTCCAGGGTGTCCAGGGCTTGGGTGCGGCGCTGGGGTGGTTTGATGCCTTGCACCTTGAGACCGGTGGCCACGTTGTCCAGGACGGTGCAGTGGGGCAGGAGGGCGGCGGTGGGGAAGACCATGGCCAGTTTAGTGCGCTGGAGTTGGCGGAGCCGGGGGCGATCGGCCCGCACTAGGTCTTCTCCATCCACCAAGACGCGGCCACTGGTGGGGCGCACTAGCCCATTGAGACAGCGCACCAGGGTAGACTTCCCCGATCCCCGCAGACCTAGGATGACCATGATTTCCCCGGGGGCAATGGCTAAGGACACATCGGCCAGGGCGAGGGTGCAGTGAAACTGTTTATGGAGGCGATCGCCGCTGGACCCGTTGCGGAAGGCTTCCAGGGCTACCTGGGGCTGGGGTCCAAAGATCTGGGTGAGGTGTTGTAGGTGCAGTTTGGGTTGAGTTTCCATTCCCCTAGGTTTCAAGGGCAGCAGTTCCAGGTCAGGATTCGGTGCCCCTCACCCTAGGTAATGGCCTGAGATTAGGGCAAGGGGTGGGTAGCAGTAGGGGGTCTGAGTCGGGGCGGGAGATCGTAGGTTGGGTTGAGCTTGCAGCCCTTTAAGATTCACGAACACAACCTCACAGCGCGAAACCCAACACAGGGATCTAAGGGGGAGCATCCCACTGGCGTATGCCCTCACCCTAAATCCCTCTCCCAATTTGGGAGAGGGACTTTGAATCCGGCTCCCCTTCTCCCAATTTGGGAGAAGGGGTTGGGGGATGAGGGCCATAAATTTGCAAAAGTGGGATGCTCCCGATCCAAAGGTTGCTCGTTGGGTTTCGTTCCTCTACCCAACCTACGATCGACGATCGGTCGTTTCNNNNNNNNNNNNNNNNNNNNNNNNNNNNNNNNNNNNNNNNNNNNNNNNNNNNNNNNNNNNNNNNNNNNNNNNNNNNNNNNNNNNNNNNNNNNNNNNNNNNAGTCCGCAACGTTGAGGCTCTCGAACGCCTCTATCTAGTGGTCGCCATTTCCCTGCCTGTTCGCGACTATCACGGGCATGGCGGTGCAACGGGCGGACTTGCGTCGTCAAGTCGATACCCATTGGCGGCGGGGCTTGAGCTACCTCAAAATAGGTCTCCGTTGGTTAACGGGGGTGGTTCACAAAGGCCGTGATTTTCTGCCCTTCGATGCTCTACTCTACCGAGACCCCGAACCTTGTTTTGCTTCTGCTAAGGCCAAGCAAAAACACCTCGAACAATTCTCGATTGAGCGAGTGCAGACCTTTTACTGTTCTGCTTGAGAAGCCTCTAACCAAGGCTGTCACTATCTTTCACAGATGTGTCAGTCAGTCAGCTACAGCAGTCCTAAATGGGTCGTGTGGTGTGCCCCCTCCGGGGGCACGCCACACCAAGGGTTTCAGCCATCGAGATCCTTACAACTGATTTAGGAGTGCTGTATACTCGNNNNNNNNNNNNNNNNNNNNNNNNNNNNNNNNNNNNNNNNNNNNNNNNNNNNNNNNNNNNNNNNNNNNNNNNNNNNNNNNNNNNNNNNNNNNNNNNNNNNCTCTTAACCCCTTTTGTTTGTGAAATTCTTAAACATTTTATCCCTTTGAACAACCTGCTGAATGTGGGTTCTTAACCCAAATTAGCTATATCACGCTACTGGGCTGGTTAACGAAACAACAGGGGATAAATTTGTCGGGCTGCTAACGTCACCAGTAGCCCCGTCAGGCCCACTAGCCAGAGGAGGGAGAGGGGCCACCAGGGGGGCAACCCCAGGGTCCAGCGCAGGAGATCCACCAGGCAAGCCAGGGGCAGACAGGAGGCGATCGCCTCCACCGCCCTGGGGAGGGTTTCCCTGGGGAAATAGGTGCCCGATAGGGTGAACATGGGAATCACCACCA
Encoded proteins:
- a CDS encoding ATP-binding cassette domain-containing protein; translation: METQPKLHLQHLTQIFGPQPQVALEAFRNGSSGDRLHKQFHCTLALADVSLAIAPGEIMVILGLRGSGKSTLVRCLNGLVRPTSGRVLVDGEDLVRADRPRLRQLQRTKLAMVFPTAALLPHCTVLDNVATGLKVQGIKPPQRRTQALDTLEQAGLGQWANHYPSALSQGLQQRVALARALATDPEILLLDEAFSHLDPSLKRDMQGELLHLQASLGKTIILTSQDPDEALRLGNRVAVLQGGRLEQVGTPAELVTHPSSDYIAHLTQTANRAQILTTGSLVTPLEPLVQGQSTWGEAAHRVKTEGLVYVVDDRRCPLGYVQWGSGWRNINSDQAQIPADFSPLLNPKFPQVPEDISLEDSFPLCHWGIPLAVVDGAGQWRGILKPTTLFAHIGRPGRSRSVHAWYHSPEDSSKSGTA